In a genomic window of Quercus lobata isolate SW786 chromosome 4, ValleyOak3.0 Primary Assembly, whole genome shotgun sequence:
- the LOC115987419 gene encoding hippocampus abundant transcript-like protein 1 isoform X1 — MLSNKVLAKREDISSSSSSSDMEGMKLLLHLLPPLCVHWIAEEMTVTVLVDVITNALCPGDSTCTEAIYLNGLQQTVVGIFKMVVLPLLGQLADEHGRKPVLLLIISTSIFPFAVLAWNQSKGFVYAYYVLRTISYILSQGSIFCISVAYAADVIEENKRAAAFSWITGLYSASHVLGNLLALFLPEKYIFPVSIALLILSPIYIQIFLVETVKLAPKRDQDSACLAKTIKIIQKRYKSMKDAARLVMSSPTLRGISLVSFFYELGMSGITYVLMYYLKAAFGFNKNQLSEILLLVGVGSIVTQMLVLPLINPLVGEKVILCIGLLASIAYALFNGLAWAAWVPYMSATFKVVVVFVSPATYAIISRASSSKNQGKAQGFVAGVESIASLLSPLVMSPLTSWFISSSAPFNCKGFSIVCASVCMMISLCYACLLKPGVPSTSSSDSEDDIEAPLLSES; from the exons ATGTTGTCAAACAAGGTTCTTGCAAAACGAGAAGACATTAGTAGTAGTAGCAGCAGTAGTGACATGGAAGGAATGAAGCTCCTGCTTCACTTGCTACCACCACTCTGTGTTCATTGGATCGCTGAGGAAATGACTGTTACTGTTCTTGTTGATGTTATTACTAATGCTCTATGTCCAGGAGACTCAACCTGTACAGAAGCTATTTATCTTAATGGTCTTCAACAAACG GTGGTTGGAATTTTCAAAATGGTGGTGCTTCCACTGTTAGGTCAGCTTGCAGATGAGCATGGGCGTAAACCAGTGCTCCTTCTTATTATATCCACATCTATATTCCCTTTTG CTGTACTTGCCTGGAATCAGTCTAAAGGATTTGTATATGCTTACTATGTTCTTCGTACAATATCTTATATTCTAAGTCAAGGGAGTATTTTCTGCATTTCTGTTGCTTATGCG GCGGATGTTATTGAAGAGAATAAGAGGGCAGCAGCTTTTAGTTGGATAACAGGCCTTTATTCTGCTTCGCATGTCTTGGGAAATCTTCTGGCACTTTTCCTCCCGGAAAAGTACATTTTTCCG GTTTCAATAGCTCTCTTGATCTTATCTCCGATTTATATTCAAATCTTTCTGGTTGAGACAGTTAAGCTGGCTCCAAAGAGGGACCAAGATTCAGCTTGCTTAGCTAAGACAATTAAAATTATCCAGAAACGATACAAATCAATGAAAGATGCTGCTAGATTAGTTATGAGCAG TCCGACTTTAAGGGGCATTTCTCTGGTTTCTTTCTTCTATGAATTGGGAATGTCTGGCATCACCTACGTCTTGATG TACTATCTGAAGGCCGCTTTTGGTTTCAACAAAAATCAGTTATCAGAAATTCTGTTGCTCGTGGGAGTAGGTTCAATTGTTACACAG ATGTTGGTGCTTCCATTAATAAATCCATTGGTTGGAGAGAAAGTGATATTGTGCATAGGTTTACTTGCATCAATAGCTTAT GCATTATTCAATGGCCTTGCATGGGCGGCATGG GTACCATATATGAGTGCCACATTTAAAGTTGTAGTTGTCTTTGTAAGCCCTGCT ACTTATGCAATTATTTCAAGAGCATCGAGCTCAAAAAATCAG GGAAAAGCACAAGGATTTGTGGCTGGTGTGGAATCAATAGCAAGTTTGTTATCACCGCTCGTAATGAGTCCATTGACTT CATGGTTCATATCTAGCAGTGCACCTTTCAACTGCAAAGGTTTCAGTATTGTATGTGCATCTGTATGCATG ATGATTTCATTATGTTATGCTTGCCTGCTTAAACCTGGGGTACCTTCAACTTCAAGCAGTGATTCAGAGGATGACATTGAAGCACCATTGCTAAGTGAGAGTTGA
- the LOC115987419 gene encoding hippocampus abundant transcript-like protein 1 isoform X2: MVVGIFKMVVLPLLGQLADEHGRKPVLLLIISTSIFPFAVLAWNQSKGFVYAYYVLRTISYILSQGSIFCISVAYAADVIEENKRAAAFSWITGLYSASHVLGNLLALFLPEKYIFPVSIALLILSPIYIQIFLVETVKLAPKRDQDSACLAKTIKIIQKRYKSMKDAARLVMSSPTLRGISLVSFFYELGMSGITYVLMYYLKAAFGFNKNQLSEILLLVGVGSIVTQMLVLPLINPLVGEKVILCIGLLASIAYALFNGLAWAAWVPYMSATFKVVVVFVSPATYAIISRASSSKNQGKAQGFVAGVESIASLLSPLVMSPLTSWFISSSAPFNCKGFSIVCASVCMMISLCYACLLKPGVPSTSSSDSEDDIEAPLLSES; this comes from the exons ATG GTGGTTGGAATTTTCAAAATGGTGGTGCTTCCACTGTTAGGTCAGCTTGCAGATGAGCATGGGCGTAAACCAGTGCTCCTTCTTATTATATCCACATCTATATTCCCTTTTG CTGTACTTGCCTGGAATCAGTCTAAAGGATTTGTATATGCTTACTATGTTCTTCGTACAATATCTTATATTCTAAGTCAAGGGAGTATTTTCTGCATTTCTGTTGCTTATGCG GCGGATGTTATTGAAGAGAATAAGAGGGCAGCAGCTTTTAGTTGGATAACAGGCCTTTATTCTGCTTCGCATGTCTTGGGAAATCTTCTGGCACTTTTCCTCCCGGAAAAGTACATTTTTCCG GTTTCAATAGCTCTCTTGATCTTATCTCCGATTTATATTCAAATCTTTCTGGTTGAGACAGTTAAGCTGGCTCCAAAGAGGGACCAAGATTCAGCTTGCTTAGCTAAGACAATTAAAATTATCCAGAAACGATACAAATCAATGAAAGATGCTGCTAGATTAGTTATGAGCAG TCCGACTTTAAGGGGCATTTCTCTGGTTTCTTTCTTCTATGAATTGGGAATGTCTGGCATCACCTACGTCTTGATG TACTATCTGAAGGCCGCTTTTGGTTTCAACAAAAATCAGTTATCAGAAATTCTGTTGCTCGTGGGAGTAGGTTCAATTGTTACACAG ATGTTGGTGCTTCCATTAATAAATCCATTGGTTGGAGAGAAAGTGATATTGTGCATAGGTTTACTTGCATCAATAGCTTAT GCATTATTCAATGGCCTTGCATGGGCGGCATGG GTACCATATATGAGTGCCACATTTAAAGTTGTAGTTGTCTTTGTAAGCCCTGCT ACTTATGCAATTATTTCAAGAGCATCGAGCTCAAAAAATCAG GGAAAAGCACAAGGATTTGTGGCTGGTGTGGAATCAATAGCAAGTTTGTTATCACCGCTCGTAATGAGTCCATTGACTT CATGGTTCATATCTAGCAGTGCACCTTTCAACTGCAAAGGTTTCAGTATTGTATGTGCATCTGTATGCATG ATGATTTCATTATGTTATGCTTGCCTGCTTAAACCTGGGGTACCTTCAACTTCAAGCAGTGATTCAGAGGATGACATTGAAGCACCATTGCTAAGTGAGAGTTGA
- the LOC115985276 gene encoding uncharacterized protein LOC115985276 translates to MSWEIFWHFFSQKSTIFLLLFQVSIALLIFCSVHMQLFLVETVKLAPKRDQVSACLTTPIKIIQKRYKSMKDAATIVMSSPTLRGISLVSFFFELGKSGINCVLMVCFLLVCHSNKQIDGCMLQFPLGTIL, encoded by the exons ATGTCTTGGGAAATCTTCTGGCACTTTTTCTCCCAGAAAAGTACAATTTTCCT CCTTTTGTTTCAGGTTTCAATAGCTCTCTTGATCTTTTGTTCAGTTCATATGCAACTCTTTCTGGTTGAGACGGTTAAGCTGGCTCCAAAGAGGGACCAAGTTTCAGCTTGCTTGACTACGCCAATTAAAATTATCCAGAAACGATACAAATCAATGAAAGATGCTGCTACAATAGTTATGAGCAG TCCGACATTAAGGGGCATTTCTCtggtttctttcttctttgagtTGGGAAAGTCTGGCATCAACTGTGTCTTAATGGTATGTTTCCTATTAGTTTGTCATTCTAACAAGCAAATAGATGGTTGCATGCTGCAATTTCCTCTTGGTACCATCTTATAA